A region from the Lentimonas sp. CC4 genome encodes:
- a CDS encoding sialate O-acetylesterase → MQLPTLPLLVTSILSLGSVALQADVTLPNIFGDHMVLQREQANPVWGKADAGETVTVRIDGQSHTTTATADGTWRIQLDAMAASAEPKVLEISGSNNQVSISDVLVGEVWICSGQSNMQWSLNNTYNGAVEIAAANHQGIRLISVPQVGTQEAQDNFNGAWEVCSPETAKNFSAVGYLFGSRIHSALGVPVGLIDNAWGGSAAEAWVPRDVLEADSNYTELLSSWDEKVAAYTDEAHAAKLAEFEAWQAAGKPKPNKRSPRDFRTGQRRPANIFNGVLNPTIGYGMRGVIWYQGESNSGRAYQYRSLFPLMITTWRDLWQQGDFPFYWVQLADYMEEVPEPHESAWAELREAQSMTLSLPNTGEAVIIDAGEGRDIHPRDKTTVANRLVRLALAHDYGYKIDAESPRYASMKITGSAIALTFDHVSSQGLYSFDVKHPIGFTIAGADQVFVKADAKIIGKNKVLVSSANVSNPVAVRYAWANNPVANLQDRNGLPVSPFRTDDWPGITVDAVK, encoded by the coding sequence ATGCAGTTACCTACCCTACCCCTACTCGTTACATCCATCCTGAGCCTCGGCAGCGTCGCGCTTCAGGCCGATGTTACCCTACCTAATATTTTCGGAGACCATATGGTGCTCCAACGCGAACAAGCTAACCCCGTATGGGGCAAGGCTGACGCTGGCGAGACAGTGACCGTCCGTATCGACGGGCAATCGCACACGACTACCGCCACCGCCGATGGCACATGGCGCATTCAATTGGATGCGATGGCAGCGAGCGCTGAACCTAAGGTGCTCGAGATCTCAGGCTCAAACAATCAGGTTTCCATTTCCGATGTGCTCGTAGGCGAAGTCTGGATCTGCTCTGGCCAATCCAACATGCAGTGGTCACTCAACAACACATACAACGGAGCGGTCGAAATTGCCGCAGCCAACCACCAAGGAATCCGTCTCATCTCCGTGCCACAAGTCGGCACACAAGAGGCACAAGACAACTTTAACGGCGCATGGGAGGTCTGTTCTCCGGAGACCGCAAAAAACTTTTCCGCTGTTGGCTATTTATTTGGCAGTCGTATCCATAGCGCACTCGGCGTGCCCGTGGGATTGATCGACAATGCATGGGGAGGCTCAGCAGCCGAAGCATGGGTGCCGCGCGATGTGCTCGAAGCCGACAGCAACTATACCGAACTGCTCAGCTCATGGGACGAAAAAGTCGCAGCCTACACCGATGAAGCGCATGCCGCCAAGTTAGCAGAGTTCGAAGCATGGCAAGCTGCTGGCAAACCAAAGCCCAACAAACGCTCGCCCAGAGATTTCCGAACGGGTCAACGCCGACCAGCCAATATCTTTAACGGTGTGCTGAATCCAACCATCGGATACGGCATGCGCGGCGTCATCTGGTATCAGGGCGAGAGCAACTCAGGCCGCGCTTACCAATACCGCAGCCTCTTCCCGCTCATGATCACCACTTGGCGTGACCTCTGGCAGCAAGGTGACTTCCCCTTCTACTGGGTGCAACTCGCAGACTACATGGAAGAAGTGCCAGAACCGCACGAGAGCGCATGGGCCGAGCTACGTGAAGCACAAAGCATGACACTCAGTCTACCCAACACTGGCGAAGCCGTCATTATCGATGCAGGCGAAGGGCGCGACATCCACCCCCGCGACAAGACCACCGTTGCCAACCGCCTTGTGCGCCTCGCACTGGCCCACGATTACGGCTACAAAATAGACGCTGAAAGCCCACGCTACGCATCCATGAAAATCACAGGCAGCGCAATCGCTCTAACCTTTGATCACGTCAGCAGCCAAGGCCTATACAGCTTCGACGTAAAACACCCGATAGGATTCACCATCGCTGGCGCAGACCAGGTATTCGTCAAGGCCGATGCCAAGATCATCGGTAAAAATAAAGTGCTCGTCTCCAGCGCAAACGTGTCAAATCCGGTCGCAGTGCGTTACGCATGGGCGAACAATCCAGTGGCAAACCTACAAGACCGCAACGGCCTACCCGTCTCCCCATTCCGCACCGATGATTGGCCTGGCATCACAGTCGACGCGGTCAAATAA
- a CDS encoding DEAD/DEAH box helicase has product MATPSKAPPTFDRSFLLELSGGLVFKQAERLFETGAVTSVAWQSPILTGTVKGVDDTYEPKLNLRSTVFAVNNCNCIDGRRRKVCAHAIAIALHYEALKHEAANAEQPHPDFVPVPEPEPEARKPRGVRSIKLSPDGDTLRMLVFLPPNLEAAGERDGIVVKLDAAAGRQIVPLNQLSPTRTYNASEAQQAALVLVESWCGGKLASLLQLTGGRLRRLLAALEGEPTVYWVKKPNAPIEWQGHTLPGVHEFLKEADPNEDAEDDETEAVVAVEEPKRPSFSRNISLREKSKPNPRRIAEARMQGTFKAKPGDYPVAKAVADSMEKYSTNRVVVDGSPNFLAIRLPAGRDDDSIKPLRNILKLEGFMLEPSNRKWWLRDRHKTLNFLAAHWKALREQWRAVFTDGFEEKLAHVELSELNIETKETDGRFALDVTLNKEGDETDLRRAIATGRSYVEDEGSGVKITLLDKASVERLHAIERSVSGQADRPFTPTFSKNLDTQELVDVEDLLDELVEGWQPPQAWQSRSRALKQIAALEAAPIRPAFDTILRTYQRIGVAWLWHLYRHDLGGILADEMGLGKTLQALALIECIRTTNTEAMPALVVCPASLVENWIREAGRFVPGLKVAKHHGTKRAKEPALLEEFDIVITSYGTLRQDSDMLSTMDWSVVVGDEAQHIKNRRSQNAKSLMRLHCKGRFLLTGTPVENSLDDLLSLFSFLMPGYLTKAAGKLSQEDRAWHTNRQTQRAAAYILRRTKKEVAPELPDKIEKTFFCELGSKQMGFYNDTLEKTRREIFNMEMAGANAGRVQFAAFTELLRLRQACVDPRIIDEEYPAAHSAKLAAFDEVLDECIDAGSRILVFSSFVTALKLLAQHLSEKGHKFCYLDGKTKNRLAMCDTFNEDESIPVFLISLKAGGTGLNLTGADTVVHYDPWWNPAAEAQATDRAHRIGQKKVVTSIKLIAANTVEEKVLELQAKKAEILKELFEESEAANAKVSLDDIKDLLK; this is encoded by the coding sequence ATGGCAACACCATCTAAAGCACCTCCGACCTTCGACCGTAGCTTCCTTCTAGAACTTTCGGGAGGGCTCGTGTTTAAGCAGGCCGAGCGCTTGTTTGAGACGGGCGCAGTGACGTCGGTCGCCTGGCAGAGCCCCATTCTGACTGGCACAGTGAAGGGGGTAGACGATACCTATGAGCCGAAGCTGAACCTTCGCTCCACCGTATTTGCGGTGAACAATTGCAACTGCATCGATGGGCGCCGTCGCAAAGTTTGTGCGCATGCGATCGCGATCGCCCTGCACTACGAAGCGCTTAAGCACGAAGCGGCCAATGCCGAACAGCCGCATCCCGATTTCGTGCCTGTGCCCGAGCCGGAGCCAGAAGCGCGGAAGCCGCGGGGGGTGCGCTCCATCAAGTTGTCTCCAGATGGTGATACGCTGCGAATGCTGGTCTTTCTTCCACCCAATCTCGAAGCAGCGGGTGAGCGCGATGGCATCGTTGTGAAGCTCGACGCGGCGGCTGGTCGTCAAATTGTTCCGCTGAATCAGCTCAGCCCGACACGGACTTACAATGCCTCGGAGGCGCAACAAGCTGCGTTGGTATTGGTCGAGTCTTGGTGCGGCGGTAAGTTGGCGAGTTTGTTGCAACTGACGGGAGGGCGTTTGCGCCGTTTGTTGGCTGCGCTCGAAGGCGAGCCGACAGTGTATTGGGTGAAGAAGCCGAATGCCCCGATTGAGTGGCAGGGCCACACACTGCCCGGAGTGCATGAATTTTTGAAAGAGGCCGATCCGAACGAAGACGCTGAGGACGACGAGACGGAAGCGGTTGTTGCGGTTGAGGAGCCGAAGCGACCAAGCTTTAGTCGTAACATCAGCTTACGCGAAAAATCCAAGCCCAACCCACGCCGTATTGCGGAAGCACGGATGCAAGGCACCTTTAAGGCGAAGCCTGGGGATTATCCAGTCGCCAAGGCGGTGGCCGATTCGATGGAGAAATACTCGACCAACCGGGTGGTGGTCGATGGCTCGCCGAACTTTTTGGCGATTCGGCTGCCGGCTGGGCGTGATGATGATTCAATTAAGCCGTTACGTAATATTTTAAAGTTAGAAGGGTTTATGCTCGAACCTTCAAACCGTAAATGGTGGCTACGCGATCGGCATAAGACGCTGAATTTCCTCGCTGCGCACTGGAAGGCCTTGCGGGAGCAATGGCGTGCGGTGTTTACGGATGGTTTCGAGGAGAAGCTCGCGCATGTGGAGCTTTCTGAGCTAAATATCGAGACGAAGGAAACGGATGGACGTTTTGCGCTGGATGTGACGCTGAACAAAGAAGGCGATGAAACGGATCTACGCCGTGCGATTGCGACGGGGCGTAGTTATGTGGAGGACGAGGGCAGTGGTGTGAAAATCACGCTTTTGGATAAAGCCTCAGTCGAGCGCTTGCATGCGATCGAGCGTTCAGTCAGTGGGCAGGCGGATCGTCCCTTTACGCCGACTTTTTCGAAAAACTTGGACACACAGGAGCTCGTCGATGTTGAGGATCTGCTCGATGAGTTGGTCGAGGGCTGGCAGCCGCCGCAGGCATGGCAGTCGCGCAGTCGTGCGCTCAAGCAAATCGCGGCGCTCGAAGCGGCGCCGATTCGTCCTGCCTTTGATACGATTCTACGCACTTATCAGCGCATTGGTGTGGCGTGGTTGTGGCATCTGTATCGTCACGATCTCGGTGGTATTCTTGCCGATGAGATGGGTCTGGGTAAGACGCTGCAAGCGCTTGCGCTGATTGAGTGTATCCGCACGACGAATACAGAGGCAATGCCAGCGCTCGTGGTGTGTCCTGCGAGTTTGGTGGAGAACTGGATCCGAGAAGCGGGGCGCTTTGTGCCAGGGCTCAAGGTGGCGAAGCATCATGGCACGAAGCGTGCGAAGGAGCCTGCGCTGTTGGAGGAGTTCGACATCGTGATCACTTCGTATGGCACGTTGCGACAGGACTCCGATATGCTTTCGACGATGGATTGGTCAGTGGTGGTGGGCGATGAGGCGCAGCACATTAAGAATCGTCGTTCGCAGAATGCTAAGTCGCTCATGCGCTTGCATTGTAAGGGGCGCTTCTTGCTCACCGGCACGCCGGTGGAGAATTCATTGGATGATTTGCTCTCCTTGTTCTCCTTTCTAATGCCTGGCTATTTGACGAAAGCCGCGGGTAAGCTTTCGCAGGAAGATCGCGCGTGGCACACGAATCGGCAGACGCAACGTGCGGCAGCCTATATCTTGCGACGCACCAAGAAAGAAGTGGCTCCGGAGCTGCCAGATAAGATCGAAAAGACCTTTTTCTGTGAGCTCGGTTCGAAGCAAATGGGCTTCTACAACGACACGCTCGAAAAGACGCGTCGCGAAATTTTCAACATGGAGATGGCAGGGGCGAATGCGGGGCGTGTGCAGTTTGCCGCGTTCACGGAGCTGTTGCGCCTACGCCAGGCCTGTGTGGATCCGCGTATTATTGACGAGGAATATCCTGCGGCGCATTCGGCGAAACTCGCGGCCTTCGATGAAGTGCTGGACGAGTGTATCGATGCCGGCAGCCGTATCTTGGTGTTCTCCTCATTTGTGACTGCGCTTAAGTTGCTCGCGCAGCATTTGAGCGAGAAGGGGCACAAGTTCTGTTATCTCGATGGTAAGACGAAGAACCGCCTCGCGATGTGTGACACCTTTAACGAGGATGAGAGCATTCCAGTGTTCTTGATCTCGCTCAAAGCCGGTGGCACAGGTCTGAATCTCACTGGCGCGGATACCGTGGTTCATTACGACCCGTGGTGGAATCCGGCGGCCGAGGCACAGGCAACTGACCGTGCGCACCGTATCGGGCAGAAGAAGGTGGTCACCAGTATCAAGCTCATCGCCGCGAACACGGTGGAAGAGAAGGTGCTCGAGTTACAGGCGAAGAAGGCTGAAATTCTTAAAGAGTTGTTTGAGGAAAGCGAGGCCGCCAATGCCAAAGTCAGTCTAGATGATATTAAGGATCTGCTGAAGTAG
- a CDS encoding DUF1643 domain-containing protein — MQNDCTFSECRRYRYTLLHKWDELFERRRAIFMCLNPSTADENQLDPTLTRIKAFCGRLGANEFCMLNIFAYRATDPKDMMAIGDPVGPENDAQIKAAITEAYELNGGQLDIVGGWGNHGLHMDRQNACLALLEPFRKLPNLNISCLGKNANQTPKHPLYIAANREFEVL; from the coding sequence ATGCAAAACGATTGCACCTTCTCCGAGTGTCGCCGCTATCGCTACACGCTCCTCCACAAATGGGATGAACTCTTCGAACGCCGCAGAGCCATCTTTATGTGCCTCAACCCATCCACTGCGGACGAGAACCAGCTCGACCCGACCCTCACACGCATCAAAGCATTCTGTGGACGGCTCGGTGCCAACGAGTTTTGTATGCTCAACATCTTCGCCTACCGCGCCACCGATCCGAAGGACATGATGGCAATCGGAGACCCCGTCGGCCCCGAGAACGACGCCCAGATCAAAGCCGCTATCACCGAAGCCTACGAGCTCAATGGCGGACAGCTAGACATCGTCGGCGGCTGGGGCAACCACGGCCTACATATGGATAGGCAAAACGCCTGTTTGGCATTACTGGAACCGTTTCGAAAGCTCCCGAATCTAAATATTTCCTGCCTCGGAAAGAACGCCAATCAGACGCCGAAGCACCCGCTCTACATTGCAGCGAATCGCGAGTTTGAAGTGCTGTAA
- a CDS encoding transposase gives MARKTRIEYAGARYHVINRGNYRSWIFESAGARKSFLKCLDEVCIAMGWRLYAWCLMSNHYHLCIETPEPNLVEGMRWLQSTFANRFNRFHHANGHVFQGRYKAILLDGDALGAVCHYIHLNPVRAGLVEAAELEQYKNSSFAQLWYPSRRSAFESPEVALEFAGGLVDSRAGRKKYREYLDWLSQSEGDQKQMGFEKMSRGWVKGTKDFKRAILDDLKDEQIQRVVEAEASEMREPRWERTLCEGLDTINYEAEDLLSGRKGQGWKVDLARYLREVHLAPYRWIAENLHMGAPSYVQSLVSRRRKQDPSKEWILLQKHEKLD, from the coding sequence ATGGCGCGTAAGACTCGGATCGAATATGCAGGAGCGCGTTACCATGTGATTAATCGTGGTAACTATCGCTCATGGATATTCGAGAGTGCTGGTGCCCGAAAAAGCTTCCTGAAATGCTTGGACGAGGTGTGCATTGCAATGGGTTGGCGTCTGTATGCTTGGTGCCTAATGAGTAATCACTACCACCTATGCATCGAGACTCCTGAACCAAATCTGGTAGAGGGGATGCGTTGGCTGCAATCTACTTTTGCGAATCGTTTCAATCGCTTTCATCACGCCAACGGCCATGTGTTTCAGGGGCGGTATAAAGCTATCTTACTCGATGGAGATGCCTTGGGTGCTGTCTGCCACTACATACATTTGAATCCTGTGCGTGCTGGATTGGTTGAAGCGGCGGAGTTGGAGCAATATAAAAACAGTAGTTTTGCCCAGCTATGGTATCCCAGTCGGCGATCCGCTTTCGAATCGCCTGAGGTTGCTTTAGAGTTTGCGGGCGGACTGGTAGACAGTCGTGCCGGTCGCAAAAAATATCGAGAGTATTTAGACTGGCTTTCACAGAGCGAAGGCGATCAGAAGCAGATGGGCTTTGAAAAGATGTCGCGAGGTTGGGTGAAAGGCACGAAGGATTTCAAGCGAGCGATCCTGGATGACCTCAAGGACGAGCAGATACAAAGAGTCGTGGAAGCGGAGGCTTCGGAAATGCGCGAGCCACGTTGGGAACGAACGCTGTGCGAGGGACTCGATACGATTAACTACGAAGCGGAGGATCTTTTGTCTGGACGAAAGGGGCAAGGATGGAAAGTCGACCTCGCTCGATATTTAAGGGAAGTGCATCTGGCTCCCTATCGTTGGATTGCCGAAAATTTGCACATGGGTGCTCCCTCTTATGTCCAGAGTTTAGTCAGTCGCCGCCGAAAGCAGGATCCCTCAAAAGAATGGATATTACTACAAAAACATGAAAAATTGGACTGA
- a CDS encoding transposase, with the protein MARKTRIEYAGARYHVINRGNYRSWIFESAGARKSFLKCLDEVCIAMGWRLYAWCLMSNHYHLCIETPEPNLVEGMRWLQSTFANRFNRFHHANGHVFQGRYKAILLDGDALGAVCHYIHLNPVRAGLVEAAELEQYKNSSFAQLWYPSRRSAFESPEVALEFAGGLVDSRAGRKKYREYLDWLSQSEGDQKQMGFEKMSRGWVKGTKDFKRAILDDLKDEQIQRVVEAEASEMREPRWERTLCEGLDTINYEAEDLLSGRKGQGWKVDLARYLREVHLAPYRWIAENLHMGAPSYVQSLVSRRRKQDPSKEWILLQKHGKLD; encoded by the coding sequence ATGGCGCGTAAGACTCGGATCGAATATGCAGGAGCGCGTTACCATGTGATTAATCGTGGTAACTATCGCTCATGGATATTCGAGAGTGCTGGTGCCCGAAAAAGCTTCCTGAAATGCTTGGACGAGGTGTGCATTGCAATGGGTTGGCGTCTGTATGCTTGGTGCCTAATGAGTAATCACTACCACCTATGCATCGAGACTCCTGAACCAAATCTGGTAGAGGGGATGCGTTGGCTGCAATCTACTTTTGCGAATCGTTTCAATCGCTTTCATCACGCCAACGGCCATGTGTTTCAGGGGCGGTATAAAGCTATCTTACTCGATGGAGATGCCTTGGGTGCTGTCTGCCACTACATACATTTGAATCCTGTGCGTGCTGGATTGGTTGAAGCGGCGGAGTTGGAGCAATATAAAAACAGTAGTTTTGCCCAGCTATGGTATCCCAGTCGGCGATCCGCTTTCGAATCGCCTGAGGTTGCTTTAGAGTTTGCGGGCGGACTGGTAGACAGTCGTGCCGGTCGCAAAAAATATCGAGAGTATTTAGACTGGCTTTCACAGAGCGAAGGCGATCAGAAGCAGATGGGCTTTGAAAAGATGTCGCGAGGTTGGGTGAAAGGCACGAAGGATTTCAAGCGAGCGATCCTGGATGACCTCAAGGACGAGCAGATACAAAGAGTCGTGGAAGCGGAGGCTTCGGAAATGCGCGAGCCACGTTGGGAACGAACGCTGTGCGAGGGACTCGATACGATTAACTACGAAGCGGAGGATCTTTTGTCTGGACGAAAGGGGCAAGGATGGAAAGTCGACCTCGCTCGATATTTAAGGGAAGTGCATCTGGCTCCCTATCGTTGGATTGCCGAAAATTTGCACATGGGTGCTCCCTCTTATGTCCAGAGTTTAGTCAGTCGCCGCCGAAAGCAGGATCCCTCAAAAGAATGGATATTACTACAAAAACATGGAAAATTGGACTGA
- a CDS encoding sulfatase encodes MCRLSHSLLQHFKSKVHLLSLSTTAVLLACGALTSVHADSTPTQNVLLILVDDLKPELGCYGSDIIQTPNMDQLAADGLLFEHHYVQQAVCGPSRASMLSGLRPDRTKVWDLAHTAREENPEVFTVQQYFKERGYETAGAGKIMHGFKNHDPLSWSIPYVSNKDLPYFGGKVPALDKYQAPAIHQAVAELDKQKITHWKKRIDFVKSRGFMPATECLDVDDAAYADGALADWGNQMLEQLSQSKKQFFLTLGFNKPHLPFVAPKKYWDLYQRSDINLAAFRDAPKGAPEYARHSWGELRNYTDVARKGDLDDEQQRQLIHGYYASVSYVDAQIGKVLAELKRTGLDENTIVLLWGDHGWHLGDHGLWCKHSNFEQATHSPLIISAPGFEKNQRAGAPVESVDIFPTLCQLAALPIPAQIDGTSLVPMLQDADASIKDFAISQYPRTHKGLMGYALRTERYRMVVWIDDSVAQTGEFHPKQIDAIELYDYETDPDETVSQANNPEYKPVLDRLMEQLEGFFK; translated from the coding sequence ATGTGCCGCCTAAGCCACTCTCTGCTACAGCATTTCAAATCGAAGGTGCACCTGCTATCACTAAGCACGACCGCCGTCCTATTAGCCTGCGGCGCCCTCACATCCGTTCATGCAGACAGCACACCGACTCAAAATGTGCTATTAATCTTGGTCGACGATCTTAAGCCCGAGCTCGGTTGCTACGGGTCGGATATCATCCAGACCCCCAACATGGATCAGCTTGCAGCAGATGGCCTGCTCTTCGAGCATCACTACGTGCAACAAGCCGTTTGCGGCCCATCACGCGCCAGCATGCTCAGTGGCCTGCGCCCCGACCGCACCAAGGTCTGGGATCTCGCCCACACCGCACGTGAAGAAAACCCAGAAGTCTTCACCGTGCAGCAATACTTCAAAGAACGCGGCTACGAAACTGCCGGGGCTGGCAAAATCATGCACGGCTTCAAGAACCATGACCCCCTGTCATGGTCGATTCCCTACGTATCCAACAAAGATCTGCCCTACTTCGGTGGCAAGGTGCCTGCCTTAGATAAATACCAAGCTCCAGCGATCCACCAAGCTGTGGCCGAACTCGACAAACAGAAGATCACCCACTGGAAAAAGCGTATCGACTTCGTAAAGAGCCGTGGATTCATGCCCGCGACCGAGTGCCTCGACGTCGACGACGCGGCCTACGCCGACGGCGCACTCGCAGACTGGGGCAACCAAATGCTCGAACAGCTCTCCCAGTCCAAGAAACAATTTTTCCTCACCCTCGGCTTTAACAAGCCGCACCTCCCGTTCGTCGCACCCAAAAAATACTGGGATCTGTATCAGCGCAGCGACATCAACCTAGCCGCCTTCAGAGACGCCCCGAAAGGTGCTCCCGAATATGCACGACATAGCTGGGGCGAGCTACGCAACTACACCGACGTCGCCAGAAAGGGTGACCTCGATGACGAGCAACAACGTCAACTCATCCACGGCTACTACGCCAGCGTCTCGTATGTCGATGCACAGATCGGCAAAGTGCTCGCCGAACTCAAACGCACAGGGCTCGACGAAAACACCATCGTTCTCCTCTGGGGCGACCATGGTTGGCACCTCGGTGATCACGGGCTCTGGTGCAAGCACTCAAACTTCGAGCAAGCCACCCACTCCCCACTCATTATCTCCGCTCCTGGATTTGAGAAAAACCAACGCGCAGGCGCACCCGTCGAATCGGTTGATATCTTCCCAACACTCTGCCAACTGGCCGCCCTGCCGATTCCAGCGCAGATCGACGGCACCAGCTTAGTCCCGATGTTGCAAGATGCCGATGCCTCGATCAAAGACTTCGCCATTAGCCAATACCCGCGCACCCACAAAGGCCTCATGGGCTACGCACTTCGCACTGAGCGCTACCGTATGGTCGTGTGGATCGACGACAGTGTTGCACAAACCGGCGAATTTCACCCGAAACAAATCGATGCCATCGAGCTCTACGATTACGAAACCGACCCCGACGAAACCGTCAGTCAGGCCAACAACCCTGAATACAAGCCAGTGCTCGATCGCTTGATGGAGCAACTCGAAGGCTTCTTTAAATAA
- a CDS encoding integron integrase, giving the protein MIKLPLETFKLYQARLTVLGVSSPEQPHYVKWVRYFLDFEAKYGNGQPSPVVVALFMAKLASKGQSQSLRDQARRAVRIYHGLGEPVTSPSESPLASLVSEPSAKPKMTPKMTPKGDAVASAAPEPDGSERATEGAQGRGGWEQLERELAGEIKRRNYSPNTSRTYVNWVQRFGNYTGHMPVDEISDETARDFLTDLAVKDEVVASTQNQAFNALLFLFRHILKRDYELGDSVVRAKVSKYIPTVLTRPEVDAALKELAFPFDLIVSMLYGCGLRLSECLNLRVSDLDFDENLVIVHDGKGQKDRSVPLPKKLRLALKQQVRRVAKQLERDLESSDFGGVFMPESLGKRRAQREAKELQWQWLFPAKALTMVPKEGRYRRYHSYKQQVSQSIKMAARKAKIAKRVTAHTFRHSFASHLLAANVDLRTIQELLGHADIKTTMIYTHTVKSRTKKEMISPLDL; this is encoded by the coding sequence ATGATTAAGTTACCGCTAGAGACCTTTAAATTGTATCAGGCTCGTTTGACTGTCTTGGGTGTTTCGAGTCCAGAACAGCCTCATTATGTGAAGTGGGTTCGGTATTTCTTGGATTTTGAAGCTAAGTATGGCAACGGGCAGCCCAGCCCTGTGGTGGTCGCTTTATTTATGGCGAAGCTTGCCAGTAAGGGGCAGTCGCAGAGCTTACGCGATCAGGCGCGCAGAGCCGTCCGTATCTACCATGGGCTGGGCGAGCCTGTGACTTCCCCCTCGGAGTCGCCTTTGGCTTCTTTGGTGTCGGAGCCTTCAGCCAAGCCGAAGATGACGCCGAAAATGACGCCGAAGGGCGATGCTGTGGCCTCGGCGGCACCAGAGCCGGATGGGAGTGAGAGGGCTACGGAAGGAGCACAGGGGCGTGGCGGTTGGGAGCAGTTAGAGCGCGAGCTCGCGGGTGAGATTAAGCGCCGCAATTATTCGCCCAATACTTCGAGAACTTACGTCAACTGGGTGCAGCGCTTTGGCAACTACACCGGGCATATGCCGGTCGACGAGATCTCGGACGAGACGGCGAGGGACTTTTTGACGGATCTGGCAGTGAAGGACGAGGTGGTGGCATCGACGCAGAATCAGGCGTTTAATGCGCTGTTGTTTTTGTTTCGGCATATCCTCAAGCGTGATTACGAGCTGGGTGACAGTGTGGTTCGAGCTAAAGTGAGTAAATACATCCCTACAGTGTTAACGCGGCCGGAGGTCGATGCGGCACTCAAAGAGCTGGCATTCCCTTTTGATCTGATCGTCTCGATGCTGTATGGCTGTGGTTTGCGGCTTTCAGAATGTCTGAATCTACGTGTGAGTGATCTAGATTTCGACGAGAATTTGGTGATCGTGCATGACGGTAAGGGGCAGAAGGATCGCTCTGTGCCGTTGCCGAAGAAGCTTCGGTTGGCGCTGAAGCAGCAAGTTCGGCGTGTGGCGAAGCAACTAGAGCGGGATCTGGAGTCTTCGGACTTCGGGGGAGTGTTTATGCCTGAGTCCTTGGGCAAGCGACGTGCACAGCGAGAGGCTAAGGAATTGCAGTGGCAGTGGCTTTTTCCAGCCAAGGCGTTGACCATGGTGCCTAAAGAGGGTCGCTATCGCCGCTATCACAGTTACAAGCAGCAGGTGAGCCAGTCGATCAAGATGGCCGCGAGAAAAGCAAAAATTGCCAAGCGAGTGACGGCGCACACCTTTCGGCACAGCTTTGCCAGCCACTTGCTGGCGGCGAATGTCGATCTGCGCACGATCCAGGAATTGCTAGGGCATGCGGATATTAAGACGACGATGATCTATACGCACACGGTGAAGAGCCGAACCAAGAAGGAAATGATCAGCCCATTGGATCTGTAG